One part of the Cyanobacterium sp. T60_A2020_053 genome encodes these proteins:
- a CDS encoding DUF3782 domain-containing protein, with protein MATTMDDVWEILAEVSKKQNELVVSQQETERRFQETNQRFQETERILKEESLKTEQLFQETDRRMQKTDLQISRLSKEIGALGGRWGRFVENMVAPSCESLFINRGIPVHQVSQRVKKKLANKILEIDILVTNENHILAVEVKSSLSVEDVKEFIIDLREFKEFFPEYKDKELYGAVAGIEMEGGAHKYAYRQGLFVLAQTGENITILNGDNFQPKSW; from the coding sequence ATGGCTACAACTATGGATGATGTGTGGGAAATTTTAGCGGAAGTGAGCAAAAAACAAAATGAATTAGTGGTTTCTCAACAAGAAACAGAGCGACGTTTTCAAGAAACAAATCAACGTTTTCAAGAAACAGAGCGTATTCTCAAAGAAGAATCATTGAAAACAGAGCAACTCTTTCAAGAAACAGACAGGCGTATGCAAAAAACGGATTTGCAAATTAGTAGATTAAGTAAAGAAATTGGTGCGTTGGGCGGGCGCTGGGGGCGCTTTGTGGAAAATATGGTAGCGCCCTCCTGCGAAAGTTTATTCATTAATCGTGGTATTCCTGTACATCAAGTGAGTCAAAGAGTTAAGAAAAAATTAGCTAATAAAATTCTGGAAATTGATATTTTAGTTACTAATGAAAATCATATTTTAGCGGTGGAAGTTAAAAGCAGTTTAAGTGTAGAAGATGTGAAAGAATTTATCATAGATTTACGAGAATTTAAGGAATTTTTTCCCGAATATAAAGATAAAGAATTATACGGAGCAGTAGCAGGAATAGAAATGGAGGGGGGCGCTCATAAATATGCTTATCGTCAAGGGCTATTTGTTTTAGCACAAACGGGAGAAAATATAACTATTTTAAACGGAGATAATTTTCAACCAAAAAGTTGGTAG